The sequence CCGCAAGTGATTTCTGGCTTTGCTTAATAAGGAACTAGCGGCCGCAATACCGGCTCGAGCCTGATTAGCCTGAGCTTGCAACACCGCCGTATCCTGGATCACCAATATATCGCCGGCGGCAACTTTATCTCCCATTTTCACTTTGACTTCTTTGATCAGGCCGGGACTCAAAAAACTCAATTCTAATTTTTGATCACTCACTACTGAGCCAGATACTGATACGGTTTTAGTTACATCGCCTCGCCGGACTTCGAACAAATCATATTTAGGCTGACGCGAAAAATTGTTCATTAATAGCCAGGTCGTCAGAGCGGCAACACCTAAAATGACAATCGGAATAATGATGTATCTAGCCTTCATCAGTGATCTTTTTATAATAATGTAGGAAAGTTATTATAACCTTTTAACCCTCCTCCGTCAAATAATCTGCTTCCAGACTAGATTTGTGTCATAAATCTACCTACTGACTAGCCACATACAGTGGCTTTACTATTTTGGCTGAGCTCTTTATAATAAATCTGATAATTTAATCTAACTAAATGGCCAAAGATAGGAAAGATTTTGCTGATCCTAATCACTTCGACACTCTCATCGGTAGGGAAGTTATTGTAGAGGGTTTACTCAAAACTGAGGGTGACATCCAGGTTAATGGACAGTTCACTGGCAAGATTGAAACCAATGGAGATCTGATTGTGGGAGAACACGCTAAAGTCAAAGCAGAGATTATCGGGATTAATATTTACGTGGCAGGAGAAGTCGAAGGCGATATCACGGCCAAAGAAAAACTAGAGATTCTAGAAACTGGCCGTATCAATGGCAACGTTACTAGCCAAGCCATGTCGATCGAACCGGGCGGTATTTTAAAAGGCAGCAGCGAAATGCAAGAGGTGTCCGAAGAAGAGCCCTTAGCTAAACCCACTTTTGAAGTGGAAGAGGAGAAAACAGAATAAATTATGTATCTCCTGTTAGTTAATCCTAAAGCAGGTAACCAGCGATATCGTCGCATCGAGTCAGCCTTTACCAACTTATTACATAAGCTGGATATTAAACATAAGATTATTTTGATCGACGATTTAGCCAATATACCAGAATTACTGAAACAACATATCAAAACCGATACTACTGCCGTAGTGGCTGTGGGGGGCAACGGCACGGTTAACGCTCTGATTGATGCTTTGGTTGATTACGCGGAGATGCCCTTGGGGATTGTTCCAACCAGCTACACTAATCATCTCGCTAAAACTTTAGGTATCACCAGTTGGGTAGCGGGAGTAAAATTATTGGCTCATCACGAAATTAAACATTTGCGCTTAGGTAAAATTGGCGAACGTTACGTGGCCGGTTCTTTAATGATCAGTCCCAAGCGCCATTTATTGGCCAGTATTATGGGAAAAAAGAGTCTATTAAAAAACTTTAT is a genomic window of Patescibacteria group bacterium containing:
- a CDS encoding acylglycerol kinase family protein, whose amino-acid sequence is MYLLLVNPKAGNQRYRRIESAFTNLLHKLDIKHKIILIDDLANIPELLKQHIKTDTTAVVAVGGNGTVNALIDALVDYAEMPLGIVPTSYTNHLAKTLGITSWVAGVKLLAHHEIKHLRLGKIGERYVAGSLMISPKRHLLASIMGKKSLLKNFMGVNIKQVFKEEHHVACSLTLDNDVSVQCQLNSLTVYFQDEFNKKMKIHLTTLSQHKHQDSIFRANQLNISSSLNMPVLCGNDTVASTPIKIQGIGKTLPVLAAPVPVKPTRPVRRKSKI
- a CDS encoding polymer-forming cytoskeletal protein, which gives rise to MAKDRKDFADPNHFDTLIGREVIVEGLLKTEGDIQVNGQFTGKIETNGDLIVGEHAKVKAEIIGINIYVAGEVEGDITAKEKLEILETGRINGNVTSQAMSIEPGGILKGSSEMQEVSEEEPLAKPTFEVEEEKTE